Proteins found in one Bartonella krasnovii genomic segment:
- a CDS encoding sigma-54-dependent transcriptional regulator → MVSDILIVDDEADIRELVAGILDDEGYETRVACNSDEALAQISERIPKLIFLDIWLQGSRLDGLALLDEIKTQYPALPVVMISGHGNIETAVSAIKRGAYDFIEKPFKADRLVLVAERTLENSNLKRELSELRKRSSETLELIGKSTVIRNLRHIIEKVAPTNSRIMITGPSGAGKETVARTIHALSTRSNGPFVTINAATITPDRMEIELFGSEMEGRERKIGALEEAHGGILYLDEIADMPRETQGKILRVLTGQTFERVGGTKRVKVDVRIISSTAQNLENLISDGRFREDLFHRLSVVPITVPPLSARREDIPELVHHFVKTISQQVGIKPREISDDVIAILQTHAWPGNVRQLRNNIERLLILVRDGDGPITADFLPSEVSDPLPRLQMDSDESIMDLPLREARELFEKRYLVAQIGRLGGNISRTAEFIGMERSALHRKLKALGVS, encoded by the coding sequence ATGGTATCAGATATCTTGATTGTTGATGATGAAGCAGATATTCGTGAGCTTGTTGCTGGTATTTTAGATGATGAAGGTTATGAAACGCGTGTTGCTTGTAACTCTGATGAAGCATTAGCTCAAATTAGTGAGCGTATTCCAAAACTCATTTTTTTAGATATTTGGTTACAAGGGAGTCGCCTCGATGGTTTAGCACTACTTGATGAAATTAAGACACAATATCCGGCTCTTCCGGTGGTCATGATCTCTGGTCATGGTAATATTGAGACCGCTGTTTCAGCTATAAAGCGCGGGGCTTATGATTTTATTGAAAAACCTTTTAAAGCTGATAGACTTGTATTGGTTGCAGAAAGAACACTGGAAAACTCAAATTTAAAACGTGAGCTTTCAGAATTACGAAAACGTTCAAGTGAGACATTGGAGCTGATCGGAAAATCGACAGTCATAAGAAATTTGCGTCACATCATAGAAAAAGTAGCACCAACCAATAGTCGCATCATGATAACAGGTCCTTCAGGAGCGGGAAAAGAGACTGTTGCACGAACTATTCATGCACTCTCAACACGTTCAAATGGGCCATTTGTTACAATAAATGCGGCAACGATTACGCCGGACAGAATGGAAATAGAGTTGTTTGGCAGCGAAATGGAGGGAAGAGAGCGCAAGATCGGTGCTTTAGAGGAAGCCCATGGTGGAATACTCTATCTTGATGAAATTGCTGATATGCCGCGTGAAACTCAGGGTAAGATTTTGCGAGTATTAACGGGACAGACATTTGAGAGAGTTGGTGGTACAAAACGTGTTAAGGTGGATGTCCGTATCATTTCTTCAACAGCGCAAAATCTTGAAAACCTCATTTCCGATGGGCGTTTTAGAGAAGATCTTTTCCACCGCCTTTCGGTTGTTCCTATTACTGTTCCACCATTATCAGCGCGTCGTGAAGATATTCCAGAACTTGTACATCATTTTGTAAAAACAATATCGCAACAGGTTGGAATTAAACCGCGTGAAATCAGTGATGATGTGATCGCTATTTTGCAAACGCATGCTTGGCCGGGTAATGTACGGCAGTTACGCAATAATATTGAGCGTCTTCTTATTCTTGTGCGGGATGGTGATGGTCCGATAACAGCGGACTTTCTTCCCAGTGAAGTGAGTGATCCTTTACCACGTCTTCAAATGGACTCGGATGAAAGTATCATGGATTTACCATTGCGAGAAGCACGAGAATTGTTTGAAAAGAGATATTTAGTGGCACAGATTGGGCGTTTGGGTGGAAATATATCGCGTACTGCTGAATTTATAGGCATGGAGCGTTCAGCTTTGCACCGTAAGCTTAAAGCGCTTGGAGTTTCTTGA
- the lipA gene encoding lipoyl synthase, with protein sequence MVTVVDRVTNRRLRHPEKAHRPDTSVQKKPDWIRVKAPTSPIYKETHGIVRTHKLVTVCEEAGCPNIGECWSRRHASFMILGEICTRACAFCNVATGIPLAVDEDEPERVADAVARMELKHVVITSVDRDDLADGGAEHFAKVIYAIRRKTPKTTIEVLTPDFRHKDGALEVVVAAKPDVFNHNLETVPSKYLKVRPGARYFHSIRLLQRVKELDPTIFTKSGIMVGLGEERNEILQLMDDLRSADVDFMTIGQYLQPTRKHHPVIRFVPPEEFESFAKIGKVKGFLHMASNPLTRSSHHAGDDFAILQKARDEKFALQR encoded by the coding sequence ATGGTTACGGTTGTTGATAGAGTTACGAATAGACGTTTACGTCATCCTGAAAAGGCTCATCGTCCGGATACAAGCGTTCAGAAAAAGCCAGATTGGATCCGTGTAAAAGCGCCGACATCACCAATTTATAAGGAAACGCATGGTATTGTACGTACCCATAAATTAGTAACCGTATGTGAAGAAGCAGGTTGTCCAAATATTGGTGAATGTTGGAGCAGGCGGCATGCCAGCTTTATGATTTTGGGTGAAATATGTACGCGGGCATGTGCGTTTTGCAACGTTGCAACAGGTATCCCACTTGCTGTGGATGAGGATGAGCCAGAACGTGTAGCAGATGCTGTTGCGCGAATGGAATTAAAACATGTCGTTATTACATCGGTTGATCGTGATGATCTTGCGGATGGTGGTGCTGAGCATTTTGCGAAAGTTATTTACGCTATTCGTCGAAAGACTCCAAAGACAACAATTGAAGTTCTCACACCTGACTTTCGTCATAAGGATGGGGCTTTAGAAGTTGTTGTTGCTGCTAAACCTGATGTTTTTAATCATAATTTAGAAACGGTTCCTTCTAAATATTTAAAGGTTCGTCCAGGAGCACGTTATTTTCATTCGATTCGTCTCTTACAACGCGTGAAAGAACTTGATCCGACAATCTTTACAAAATCAGGAATTATGGTTGGACTCGGAGAAGAACGAAACGAAATTCTTCAATTGATGGATGATTTGCGCTCTGCAGATGTTGATTTTATGACAATTGGGCAATATTTGCAGCCTACACGAAAACATCATCCGGTTATACGTTTTGTGCCTCCTGAAGAATTTGAGTCTTTTGCCAAAATTGGTAAAGTGAAGGGTTTTTTACATATGGCTTCCAATCCTCTGACGCGCTCATCTCATCACGCAGGCGATGATTTTGCAATTTTGCAAAAGGCACGTGATGAGAAATTTGCTTTACAGAGATAA
- a CDS encoding CinA family protein: MTYFCEKQAHEVLNTCRQKGLLLATVESCTGGLIAASLTNIAGSSDVLDCGFVVYSNESKTRLVGVDSELIKNYGAVSKEVALAMAEGGLKHSQADIAVSVTGIAGPGGATLNKPVGLVHLAVAYKNHSPLHKEMHFGHLDRKAIRHATVENAFQMILEQLL, from the coding sequence ATGACATATTTTTGTGAAAAACAAGCGCATGAAGTTCTGAATACCTGTCGCCAAAAAGGTTTACTTTTAGCAACTGTAGAGTCTTGTACAGGGGGGCTCATTGCTGCAAGCCTCACAAATATTGCAGGATCATCCGATGTTCTCGATTGTGGATTTGTTGTTTATTCAAATGAATCCAAAACACGCCTTGTTGGAGTAGATTCTGAGCTTATAAAAAACTATGGTGCCGTTTCAAAAGAAGTGGCTCTTGCAATGGCAGAAGGTGGATTAAAACATTCACAAGCTGATATTGCGGTTTCTGTAACAGGGATTGCAGGTCCAGGAGGTGCAACTCTGAACAAACCTGTAGGACTTGTGCACCTTGCTGTTGCTTACAAAAATCACTCCCCCTTACACAAAGAAATGCACTTTGGTCATCTTGATCGCAAGGCTATCCGCCATGCAACTGTTGAAAATGCTTTTCAAATGATTCTGGAGCAACTTCTCTGA
- a CDS encoding type II toxin-antitoxin system RatA family toxin, whose translation MPTFTTHRRIAHSAREMFELVSDIERYPEFLPMCEALIIRSRKECDEKTLLLADMTVGYKVIRETFTTQVFLQPKKSLIEVNYIDGPFKYLENRWVFHNIENTNACNVEFFIDYEFKSKILGRVMGSMFDIAFRKFTDAFEKRAYQIYGSAIT comes from the coding sequence ATGCCAACTTTTACAACACATCGGCGGATTGCTCACAGTGCTCGTGAAATGTTTGAACTTGTGTCAGATATTGAACGTTATCCTGAGTTTTTACCCATGTGTGAGGCTTTAATAATACGTTCTCGCAAAGAATGTGACGAAAAGACATTGCTTCTTGCAGATATGACTGTCGGCTATAAGGTTATTCGAGAAACGTTTACAACCCAAGTTTTTCTTCAGCCAAAGAAAAGTTTGATAGAGGTTAATTATATTGATGGTCCATTTAAATATCTTGAAAATCGTTGGGTTTTTCATAATATTGAAAATACCAATGCATGTAATGTAGAGTTTTTTATTGATTATGAATTTAAAAGTAAAATACTCGGACGCGTGATGGGCTCCATGTTTGATATTGCATTTCGTAAATTTACCGATGCTTTTGAAAAGCGTGCCTATCAGATTTATGGTTCTGCGATAACATGA
- the rirA gene encoding iron-responsive transcriptional regulator RirA — protein sequence MRLTKQTNYALRMLMYCADNQGSLSRVPEIAKTYAVSELFLFKILQPLVQAGFIQTVRGRNGGVKLAKPAEEISVADVLKVTEDNFSLAECFDNAEPNCPLIDFCGLNTALHKALNAFFEVLSVISLADLQRPSFQNHFKVNK from the coding sequence ATGCGATTAACAAAACAAACGAATTATGCTCTTCGAATGCTCATGTATTGTGCAGATAATCAAGGATCACTCAGTCGTGTTCCAGAAATTGCTAAAACATACGCTGTTTCAGAACTTTTTTTATTTAAAATCCTTCAACCGCTTGTTCAAGCAGGTTTTATACAAACAGTGCGTGGACGCAATGGTGGTGTTAAGTTAGCTAAACCCGCAGAAGAGATTTCGGTTGCTGATGTTCTTAAAGTAACAGAAGATAACTTTTCCCTCGCAGAATGTTTTGATAATGCAGAACCTAATTGTCCATTGATTGATTTTTGTGGTTTGAATACCGCACTTCACAAAGCATTAAATGCTTTTTTTGAGGTGTTATCCGTGATATCCCTTGCTGATCTACAACGACCATCCTTTCAAAATCATTTTAAAGTTAATAAATAA
- a CDS encoding sensor histidine kinase NtrY-like: MNATSVTNPQDIDKNTHNDELYRLSKVYIFLGIAIIVLALFTASISFIILIGLTPVVPSRTVTLILIGINSFWVLGLVVIVFYEMIPIIRAWRSRRAGSRLHVRLISLFALVATMPAVAVALVSGPALNLGLDRWFDTTTRQIVGSSIDLANAYADEMLQNLKNLSYAMAFALDNKKLLERNPAEYRMQLTRHALGRNLRGAFLLSSSGTIFVSSALGDEDKLPIPPSNLIERATSARPFSFQPGVHDYFGIILKFNNIPNTFLYLVRDVDKGVLSALRLTEVNTDRYRDLNENRLLTQIAFGMLYLCLFFSLFLSAIWAAIAVADRLVRPIRLLISAADDVASGNMEIFVPVRAKDGDIGQLSKTFNYMVSELKSRRNELIAVRDQIDERRRFSEAVLSGVTAGVAGIDDNGDITIINRSIETMFDIRFEQVVGQSLLSLSTEIWQVFQFARSLGRKNHREQVTLNVAGKERVCNVQVTMEEDDGQGQSWVLTIDDITDLVAAQRTAAWADIARRIAHEIKNPLTPIQLSAERIRKRYNKVITQDREVFERCIDTIIRQVGDIGRMVDEFSSFARMPKPQMYVLDIRELLREACFLIEVTRHDIQFEQDLGSLPLMGAFDNRLIVQAFCNVIKNASESIDSVMREENIHGHILVRSYRQEEWVVVDVVDNGKGLPKEQRQKLLEPYITTREKGTGLGLAIVRKVIEDHGGSMELHDAPESFYEGRGAMIRLIFPSDGGKQGSIIQAINHKIGE; the protein is encoded by the coding sequence ATGAATGCGACATCTGTGACGAATCCTCAAGATATCGATAAAAATACTCATAACGATGAGTTGTATCGTTTAAGTAAGGTATATATCTTTTTAGGAATTGCAATTATTGTATTGGCTTTATTTACAGCCTCTATTTCATTTATTATTCTCATTGGATTGACCCCTGTTGTTCCTAGTAGAACAGTAACCCTTATTCTTATAGGGATCAATAGTTTTTGGGTTTTAGGGCTTGTTGTCATCGTTTTTTATGAGATGATTCCCATTATTCGAGCTTGGCGTTCAAGGCGTGCAGGCTCGCGTCTTCATGTGCGCCTTATTTCATTGTTTGCACTTGTTGCGACTATGCCAGCTGTTGCTGTCGCTCTTGTATCAGGTCCAGCACTCAATTTAGGACTTGATCGATGGTTTGATACAACAACGCGGCAAATTGTAGGTTCTTCTATTGATTTAGCAAATGCTTATGCAGATGAAATGCTTCAAAATTTAAAAAATTTATCCTACGCGATGGCGTTTGCACTTGATAACAAAAAACTTTTAGAACGTAATCCAGCTGAATATCGGATGCAATTAACGCGTCATGCTCTAGGACGTAATTTGCGTGGTGCATTTTTGTTAAGTTCTAGTGGAACGATTTTTGTATCAAGTGCTCTTGGTGACGAGGATAAACTACCAATTCCTCCGTCCAATCTTATTGAACGCGCAACCAGTGCGAGGCCTTTTTCTTTTCAACCAGGTGTGCATGATTATTTTGGTATTATTTTAAAGTTTAACAATATTCCAAACACATTTTTATATTTGGTGCGTGACGTTGATAAAGGCGTTTTATCAGCGTTGCGTTTGACAGAAGTTAATACAGATCGTTATCGTGACTTAAATGAAAATCGCTTACTGACACAAATTGCATTTGGTATGCTTTATTTATGTCTTTTTTTTAGTTTATTCTTATCGGCTATTTGGGCGGCTATTGCTGTTGCTGATCGCTTAGTTCGTCCTATTCGTCTTCTCATTAGTGCTGCTGATGATGTTGCTTCTGGAAATATGGAAATTTTTGTGCCAGTGCGAGCAAAAGATGGGGATATTGGGCAATTATCCAAAACTTTTAATTACATGGTTAGTGAATTGAAAAGTCGGCGCAATGAGTTGATTGCAGTACGTGATCAAATTGATGAGAGACGGCGTTTTTCTGAAGCTGTGTTATCGGGTGTAACAGCGGGAGTCGCTGGTATCGATGATAATGGTGATATTACAATTATCAATCGATCTATTGAAACGATGTTTGATATTCGCTTTGAACAGGTCGTTGGACAAAGTCTTTTATCTTTAAGTACTGAAATTTGGCAAGTTTTTCAGTTTGCGCGTTCATTGGGGCGTAAAAATCATCGTGAGCAGGTCACTTTAAACGTTGCAGGAAAAGAGCGTGTTTGTAATGTTCAAGTTACAATGGAAGAGGATGATGGACAGGGGCAATCTTGGGTTTTAACAATTGATGATATTACAGATCTCGTTGCAGCGCAACGTACAGCGGCGTGGGCGGATATTGCGCGGCGTATTGCACACGAAATTAAAAATCCCCTCACACCTATTCAGTTATCCGCTGAACGTATTCGCAAACGTTATAACAAAGTTATTACACAAGATAGAGAGGTTTTTGAGCGATGTATTGACACAATTATTCGCCAAGTTGGAGATATTGGGCGTATGGTTGATGAGTTTTCTTCTTTTGCACGCATGCCCAAACCACAAATGTATGTTTTAGATATACGTGAATTGTTGCGTGAAGCATGTTTCTTGATAGAAGTGACGCGACATGATATTCAATTTGAGCAAGACTTAGGAAGTCTACCCCTTATGGGTGCATTTGATAATCGTCTTATTGTCCAGGCTTTTTGTAACGTTATCAAAAATGCGAGCGAATCCATAGATTCGGTTATGCGAGAGGAAAATATCCACGGTCATATCCTTGTCCGTTCTTATCGTCAAGAAGAATGGGTGGTTGTGGATGTTGTTGATAACGGGAAAGGACTTCCTAAAGAGCAAAGACAAAAGTTATTAGAACCCTATATAACAACACGGGAGAAAGGAACAGGACTAGGCCTAGCCATTGTGCGCAAAGTTATTGAAGATCACGGAGGCTCTATGGAGCTTCATGATGCACCGGAGAGTTTTTATGAAGGTCGTGGTGCGATGATCCGTTTGATATTTCCCTCAGATGGGGGGAAGCAGGGTAGTATTATACAAGCCATAAATCATAAGATAGGGGAATAG
- a CDS encoding bifunctional 2-C-methyl-D-erythritol 4-phosphate cytidylyltransferase/2-C-methyl-D-erythritol 2,4-cyclodiphosphate synthase, protein MSIAAIILAAGRGERAGSPHEIPKQYRLLGQKPIIYHTVHCFLQHPAITTIILVIHPEDHQICKQALAELKEHLIIVEGGNTRQISTLHGLQALKKFNPQYVHIHDGARPFIKKKLLDNIHNTITPQEGVLPVLPISDTLKRVNHQHVLETIPRTHLYSAQTPQCFPFEHILAAHKQAKKVCKEDFTDDCAIAEWFGIPMLTVLGDPHNIKITWHKDFDTAHLYLQKKMQMFPDIRTGNGYDVHSFEEGDCLILCGIKIPFHKKLNGHSDADVALHALTDALLATQGAGDIGTHFPPSDPQWKNVSSETFLRHALDIVTQAGGRIANVDITLIAEEPKIGPYRQTMMENLMRILTISPDRISIKATTNEKLGFIGRGEGIAALATASILYPGEIPK, encoded by the coding sequence ATTTCTATTGCAGCAATCATATTAGCCGCTGGACGTGGTGAAAGAGCAGGATCTCCCCATGAAATTCCAAAACAATATCGGCTTCTAGGACAAAAGCCGATTATTTATCATACCGTACATTGTTTTTTGCAGCATCCAGCTATCACAACAATTATTCTTGTTATTCATCCAGAAGATCATCAAATCTGTAAACAAGCACTCGCCGAACTTAAAGAACACCTCATTATCGTTGAAGGGGGCAATACACGTCAAATCTCTACCTTACATGGACTTCAGGCACTTAAAAAATTCAATCCCCAATATGTGCATATTCATGATGGTGCACGTCCCTTTATCAAAAAGAAGCTTCTTGATAATATTCATAACACTATCACGCCTCAAGAAGGTGTTCTTCCTGTTCTCCCCATTTCTGATACCCTTAAACGCGTCAATCATCAGCATGTTTTAGAAACAATTCCTCGTACCCATCTTTATAGTGCACAAACACCACAATGTTTTCCCTTTGAACATATCTTAGCGGCCCATAAACAAGCAAAAAAAGTTTGTAAAGAAGACTTCACTGATGATTGTGCAATTGCCGAATGGTTTGGGATTCCTATGCTTACTGTTCTAGGTGATCCTCATAATATAAAAATTACATGGCACAAGGATTTTGATACCGCTCATTTATATCTCCAGAAAAAAATGCAAATGTTTCCTGATATCCGTACTGGCAATGGTTATGATGTCCATTCTTTTGAAGAAGGGGATTGTCTTATATTATGTGGTATAAAAATTCCTTTTCATAAAAAATTAAATGGACATTCTGATGCAGATGTTGCTCTTCATGCATTAACAGATGCTCTTCTTGCAACTCAAGGTGCAGGAGATATCGGTACACATTTTCCTCCCTCTGATCCTCAATGGAAAAATGTATCATCAGAAACTTTTCTTCGTCATGCTCTCGATATTGTTACACAAGCGGGTGGTCGTATTGCTAATGTGGATATCACCTTGATCGCTGAAGAACCTAAAATTGGTCCTTATCGCCAAACAATGATGGAAAATCTTATGCGCATTCTCACAATTTCACCTGATCGAATCTCTATTAAAGCAACAACGAATGAAAAGCTTGGATTTATTGGTCGTGGTGAAGGTATTGCGGCTTTGGCAACAGCCAGTATTCTTTATCCAGGAGAAATTCCCAAATGA
- the lpdA gene encoding dihydrolipoyl dehydrogenase: MANLYDIIVIGSGPGGYVTAIRAAQCGFKTAIVEREHLGGICLNWGCIPTKALLRSAEIKHFSENAKNYGLKINGSIEANIKDVVARSRAVSARLNAGVGFLMKKNKIDIIWGEAKLTKAAKASQLAEIVVSSSSKPVIQPQNPIPKGTLGKGTYQAKHVIIATGARPRILPGIEPDGKLIWTYFEAMIPPTMPKSLLVMGSGAIGIEFASFYHDMGAEVTVVEMMPHIMPAEDIEISTFARKQLEKKGIRILSQAKVIKVEKATDSLTAYIDVKGKTEAITADRLISAVGVQGNIENLGLEALGIKTDRGCIVTDEWSWTGIEGIYAIGDVAGPPMLAHKAEEEGVICVERLAGLKNVHPLDKKKIPGCTYCTPQVASVGLSEKAAKEAGYDIRIGRYSFSANGKAIALGEDQGLVKTIFDKKTGQLLGAHMVGAEVTELIQGFVIAMNLETTEEELMHTVFPHPTLSEMMKESVLDAYGQVLNA; this comes from the coding sequence GTGGCGAATCTTTATGATATAATTGTAATTGGATCGGGACCTGGCGGATATGTAACCGCAATTCGTGCGGCACAATGTGGCTTTAAGACTGCAATTGTTGAACGTGAACATCTCGGTGGGATTTGCTTAAATTGGGGATGTATTCCAACAAAGGCCCTTTTGCGTTCAGCAGAAATAAAACATTTTTCTGAAAATGCAAAAAATTATGGTTTAAAGATAAACGGTTCAATTGAAGCCAATATCAAAGATGTTGTAGCACGTTCGCGTGCGGTTTCTGCGCGTTTAAATGCGGGTGTTGGTTTTTTGATGAAAAAAAACAAAATTGATATCATTTGGGGTGAAGCAAAACTAACGAAGGCCGCAAAGGCAAGCCAGCTTGCGGAAATTGTGGTTTCTTCATCCTCCAAACCGGTTATACAACCGCAAAATCCAATCCCTAAAGGGACATTAGGGAAGGGGACTTATCAAGCAAAACACGTCATTATTGCAACGGGTGCACGTCCTCGTATCCTTCCTGGTATTGAGCCAGATGGAAAGCTCATTTGGACTTATTTTGAAGCGATGATTCCCCCTACCATGCCAAAATCACTTTTGGTCATGGGGTCTGGAGCAATTGGCATTGAGTTTGCTTCCTTTTATCATGATATGGGAGCAGAGGTTACTGTTGTTGAAATGATGCCTCATATTATGCCGGCTGAAGATATTGAAATCTCCACATTCGCGCGTAAACAATTAGAGAAAAAAGGTATTCGTATTCTAAGCCAAGCAAAAGTAATAAAGGTTGAAAAAGCTACCGATTCTCTTACTGCGTATATTGATGTAAAAGGTAAAACAGAAGCGATTACAGCGGATCGATTGATTTCCGCTGTTGGAGTTCAGGGTAATATTGAAAATCTTGGATTGGAAGCATTAGGTATAAAAACGGATCGTGGGTGCATTGTAACCGATGAATGGAGTTGGACAGGTATAGAGGGTATCTATGCTATCGGTGATGTCGCTGGTCCACCTATGTTGGCGCATAAAGCAGAAGAAGAAGGTGTGATATGCGTTGAACGTCTCGCAGGGTTGAAGAATGTTCATCCGCTTGATAAGAAAAAAATTCCAGGCTGTACATATTGCACACCGCAAGTTGCATCTGTTGGTCTTTCTGAGAAAGCCGCAAAAGAAGCAGGGTATGATATACGTATTGGTCGTTATTCTTTTTCCGCAAATGGCAAGGCGATTGCTTTGGGTGAAGATCAGGGGTTAGTAAAAACGATTTTTGATAAAAAAACAGGACAGCTTCTTGGCGCCCATATGGTAGGAGCTGAGGTAACAGAACTGATACAGGGGTTTGTTATTGCCATGAATCTTGAAACAACAGAGGAAGAATTGATGCATACTGTATTTCCCCATCCGACCTTATCGGAAATGATGAAAGAAAGTGTATTGGATGCTTATGGTCAAGTTTTAAACGCTTGA